The following are encoded together in the Candidatus Binatia bacterium genome:
- a CDS encoding ferritin-like domain-containing protein produces MFSSTSAEALPTEYDLNYVWDYSTKEEGLRNLYEKSKLGHWNAKVDPDWTTDVDPQAENIPDQTIPWYGTSHWNKLSDQNIRELRHSGQAWTLSQFMHGEQGALMVAAQLVNCVPDIDAKFYAAQQAADEARHVEAYELYLSRKLQKEYPCNPELRTLLDEILTAREWDIKYLGMQILVEGLALAAFGMQNQITREPLIKDITSRIMGDESRHVAFGVLSLREAYKEMSDAELKVREEFAVEASYLMRDRLLPRVLWDELGLPVREMEEISDRSETMKQFRTMLFSKIVPNVKRLGLLNDRLRGQFGKLGILGFEDWEASA; encoded by the coding sequence ATGTTCTCATCGACGTCGGCCGAGGCGCTGCCCACCGAGTACGATCTCAACTACGTCTGGGACTACTCGACGAAAGAGGAAGGGCTGCGCAACCTCTACGAGAAGTCGAAGCTGGGGCACTGGAACGCCAAGGTCGATCCGGACTGGACGACCGACGTCGATCCCCAGGCCGAGAACATCCCCGACCAGACGATCCCCTGGTACGGCACCTCGCACTGGAACAAGCTTTCCGACCAGAACATCCGCGAGCTGCGTCACTCGGGCCAGGCCTGGACGCTCAGCCAGTTCATGCACGGCGAGCAGGGCGCGCTGATGGTGGCGGCCCAGCTCGTCAACTGCGTTCCCGACATCGATGCGAAGTTCTACGCAGCGCAGCAGGCGGCAGACGAGGCGCGCCACGTCGAGGCCTACGAGCTGTACCTCAGCCGCAAGCTGCAGAAGGAATACCCTTGCAACCCGGAGCTGAGGACGCTGCTCGACGAGATCCTCACGGCGCGCGAGTGGGACATCAAGTATCTCGGCATGCAGATCCTCGTCGAGGGCCTGGCCCTTGCGGCGTTCGGAATGCAGAACCAGATCACGCGCGAGCCGCTGATCAAGGACATCACGTCGCGCATCATGGGCGACGAGTCGCGCCACGTGGCGTTCGGCGTGCTCTCGCTGCGCGAAGCCTACAAGGAGATGTCAGACGCGGAGCTGAAAGTCCGCGAGGAATTTGCCGTCGAGGCTTCCTACCTGATGCGTGACCGGCTGCTGCCCAGGGTCCTGTGGGACGAGCTCGGGCTTCCGGTGCGGGAGATGGAAGAGATCAGCGACCGCTCCGAGACGATGAAGCAGTTCCGCACGATGCTGTTCTCGAAGATCGTGCCGAACGTCAAGCGCCTCGGCCTGCTCAACGACCGCCTGCGCGGCCAGTTCGGAAAGCTCGGCATCCTCGGGTTCGAGGACTGGGAAGCTTCGGCCTGA
- a CDS encoding enoyl-CoA hydratase/isomerase family protein, whose translation MAYDSYQCLKIRVDRAVLFATIDHPPINLFDVALMQEIDSLGRQVEIDPDVRVVVFDSADPDFFIAHADVSLIQQLPDDAPPRQARPSFFHAMVDRFRTMPKVSIAKIEGKTRGGGSEFVLSLDMRFAALGKAVLGQPEVALGILPGGSGTQRLPRLCGRGRALEIVLGCQDFPADVAERYGYVNRALPPHELGPFVETLALRIASFPPDAIRLAKALVNSAEHGVEEGLLDEAHAFNQTLPTAEAKRRMAEFLALGGQTRAMETGDLGTLAETLAGKR comes from the coding sequence TTGGCTTACGACAGCTATCAGTGCCTGAAAATCCGCGTCGATCGCGCAGTGCTGTTCGCGACGATCGATCATCCTCCGATCAACCTGTTCGACGTCGCGCTGATGCAGGAGATCGACAGCCTGGGCCGGCAGGTCGAGATCGATCCCGACGTGCGCGTCGTCGTCTTCGACAGCGCCGACCCCGACTTCTTCATCGCGCACGCCGACGTCTCGCTGATCCAGCAGCTTCCCGACGACGCTCCGCCGCGCCAGGCGCGCCCGTCGTTCTTCCATGCGATGGTCGACCGCTTCCGCACGATGCCGAAGGTCAGCATCGCGAAAATCGAAGGGAAGACGCGCGGAGGCGGCAGCGAGTTCGTGCTGTCGCTCGACATGCGCTTTGCGGCGCTCGGCAAGGCCGTGCTCGGCCAGCCCGAGGTGGCGCTCGGCATTCTTCCGGGCGGCAGCGGCACGCAGCGGCTTCCGCGCCTGTGCGGGCGCGGCCGCGCGCTGGAGATCGTTCTCGGATGCCAGGATTTCCCGGCCGACGTTGCCGAGCGCTACGGCTACGTGAACCGCGCGCTTCCTCCGCACGAGCTCGGACCTTTCGTCGAGACGCTGGCGCTGCGCATCGCGAGCTTTCCTCCCGACGCGATCCGTCTTGCCAAGGCGCTGGTGAATTCCGCCGAGCACGGAGTCGAAGAAGGGCTGCTCGACGAAGCCCACGCGTTCAACCAGACGCTGCCGACGGCGGAGGCCAAGCGGCGCATGGCCGAGTTCCTGGCTCTCGGCGGCCAGACGCGCGCAATGGAGACGGGAGATCTCGGCACGCTGGCCGAGACGCTGGCGGGGAAGCGGTGA
- a CDS encoding AmpG family muropeptide MFS transporter: MAERVDSKRTASMHWSRMLVCAVIGFSSGLPLYLLISLVPAWLKTEGLSLATIGAFTLVQLPYTWKFLWAPLADRYGIAGFGRRRTWMLLSQVALIAAIIALGFSDPATQFRQVATLAALVALLSATQDIAIDAYRRELLSETELGLGNAIHVNAYKIAGLVPGALSLYLADHLPWSRVYLITSLFLIPGALLSLMVSEPAAAAAAPRTLRDAVVDPFVEFFQRQGARSAALVLLFVFLYKLGDSLATALATPFYLDMGFSKTDIALVAKNAGLWCSVAGGLLGGLWMVRLGIHRALWIFGVAQALSILGFAWLASSGSAPPDSSRLIALGIVIGIEAFGVGLGTTAFVAYLASMTNPAFAATQFALLSSLMALPRTLINSGAGVVVQSLGWTSFFYLCFALSLPGIALLPRIAAWTGDQNRSAV, encoded by the coding sequence ATGGCCGAGCGCGTCGACAGCAAGAGGACGGCGTCGATGCACTGGTCGCGGATGCTCGTCTGCGCAGTCATCGGCTTCTCGTCGGGCCTGCCGCTGTACCTGCTGATCAGCCTTGTTCCCGCGTGGCTGAAGACAGAAGGCCTGTCGCTGGCCACGATCGGCGCCTTCACGCTGGTGCAGCTCCCGTACACGTGGAAGTTCCTGTGGGCGCCGCTGGCCGATCGCTACGGCATTGCCGGGTTCGGGCGGCGGCGCACGTGGATGCTGCTGTCCCAGGTCGCGCTGATCGCCGCGATCATCGCGCTCGGCTTCAGCGATCCCGCGACGCAGTTCCGCCAGGTCGCGACGCTGGCCGCCCTCGTCGCGCTGCTCTCGGCGACGCAGGACATCGCGATCGATGCGTACCGGCGCGAGCTGCTGTCGGAGACCGAGCTCGGACTCGGCAACGCCATCCACGTCAACGCGTACAAGATCGCCGGCCTCGTGCCCGGCGCGCTGTCGCTGTACCTGGCCGACCACCTGCCGTGGTCGCGCGTCTACCTGATCACTTCGCTGTTCCTGATCCCCGGTGCGCTGCTGTCGCTGATGGTCTCCGAGCCGGCCGCTGCGGCAGCGGCGCCGCGCACGCTGAGGGACGCCGTCGTCGATCCCTTCGTCGAGTTTTTCCAGCGGCAGGGTGCACGAAGTGCGGCCCTCGTGCTGCTGTTCGTGTTCCTCTACAAGCTCGGCGATTCGCTCGCGACGGCGCTGGCCACGCCGTTCTACCTCGACATGGGTTTTTCGAAGACCGACATCGCGCTCGTCGCGAAGAACGCCGGGCTGTGGTGCAGCGTCGCCGGCGGCCTTCTCGGCGGCCTGTGGATGGTCCGCCTCGGCATCCATCGCGCGCTGTGGATCTTCGGCGTCGCGCAGGCGCTGTCGATCCTCGGCTTTGCGTGGCTGGCGTCGTCGGGTTCGGCGCCGCCCGATTCATCGCGTCTGATCGCGCTCGGCATCGTCATCGGCATCGAGGCGTTCGGAGTCGGCCTCGGCACGACGGCGTTCGTCGCCTACCTCGCGAGCATGACGAACCCGGCGTTCGCCGCCACGCAGTTCGCGCTGTTGTCGAGCCTGATGGCTCTCCCGCGCACGCTGATCAACTCCGGTGCCGGTGTCGTCGTCCAGTCTCTCGGCTGGACGTCGTTCTTCTATCTTTGCTTCGCGCTGTCGCTGCCGGGCATTGCGCTGCTGCCTCGCATTGCCGCGTGGACCGGCGACCAGAACCGGTCCGCCGTCTGA
- a CDS encoding pyridoxamine 5'-phosphate oxidase family protein translates to MKTTENDQTIAALDAVLAASGAAAAGALADSVAWPPRRMGARDLFEFWRGIRMVAMTTVGAHGQPHSAPVHAELCGATLRVLVYEDATRRRDLESNTRVSFTAWNEDGAVAILYGRAREIEGSLRDARPAQSGRPRKVVDVEVTLTRVHAMGAQKVCARE, encoded by the coding sequence ATGAAGACGACCGAGAACGACCAGACGATCGCTGCCCTGGATGCTGTTCTCGCGGCCAGCGGCGCTGCCGCCGCCGGCGCGCTCGCCGACTCGGTTGCGTGGCCACCAAGACGCATGGGCGCGCGCGACCTGTTCGAGTTCTGGCGCGGCATTCGCATGGTCGCGATGACGACGGTCGGGGCGCACGGCCAGCCGCATTCGGCGCCCGTTCATGCCGAGCTTTGCGGCGCGACGCTGCGCGTCCTCGTTTACGAGGACGCAACGCGGCGCCGCGACCTCGAATCCAACACCCGTGTGTCGTTCACGGCGTGGAACGAGGACGGCGCCGTCGCCATCCTCTACGGCCGCGCCCGCGAGATCGAAGGCAGTCTTCGCGACGCACGCCCCGCGCAGAGCGGGCGGCCGAGGAAGGTGGTGGACGTGGAGGTCACGCTGACTCGCGTGCACGCGATGGGCGCGCAGAAGGTCTGCGCGAGAGAGTAG
- the aguB gene encoding N-carbamoylputrescine amidase, producing MSDRTVKVAVVQCALGAARERNVARVEDLVREAASGGADVVVPPELFEGPYFCKTEDEAWFSAARPAEGNETIATFSALAASLEVVVPVSFFEKDGPHYYNSLAMIDADGRVLGIYRKSHIPDGPGYEEKFYFRPGDTGFRVWPTRRGPIGAGICWDQWFPECARAMMLQGAELLVYPTAIGSEPHDPSLDTRGPWQRAMLGHAVSNVVPVAAANRIGDEDGQVFYGHSFVSSHRGEILCELDATTEGVAMATFDLDEVARARAAFGFFRDRRTDLYGALAGAKPAKH from the coding sequence GTGAGCGACCGCACCGTCAAGGTCGCCGTCGTCCAGTGTGCGCTCGGCGCCGCGCGCGAGCGCAACGTGGCGCGCGTCGAAGACCTGGTGCGCGAAGCGGCATCCGGCGGCGCCGACGTGGTGGTTCCTCCCGAGCTTTTCGAGGGACCGTACTTCTGCAAGACCGAGGACGAGGCGTGGTTTTCCGCCGCGCGCCCGGCCGAAGGCAACGAGACGATCGCGACGTTTTCCGCGCTCGCCGCGTCGCTCGAAGTGGTGGTGCCGGTGTCGTTCTTCGAGAAAGACGGGCCGCACTACTACAACTCGCTTGCGATGATCGATGCCGACGGGCGTGTGCTCGGCATCTACCGCAAGAGCCACATCCCCGACGGTCCCGGTTACGAAGAAAAGTTCTACTTCCGTCCCGGCGATACCGGCTTTCGCGTGTGGCCGACGCGTCGCGGCCCGATCGGCGCCGGCATCTGCTGGGACCAGTGGTTCCCCGAGTGTGCGCGCGCGATGATGCTGCAGGGTGCGGAGCTGCTCGTGTATCCGACCGCGATCGGCAGCGAGCCTCACGATCCCTCACTCGACACGCGCGGGCCGTGGCAGCGCGCGATGCTCGGGCACGCCGTCTCGAACGTCGTTCCCGTGGCTGCGGCCAACCGCATCGGGGACGAGGACGGACAGGTGTTCTACGGGCACTCCTTCGTCTCGAGCCATCGCGGCGAGATCCTGTGCGAGCTCGACGCGACCACCGAAGGCGTGGCGATGGCGACGTTCGACCTCGATGAAGTTGCGCGCGCGAGGGCCGCCTTCGGCTTTTTCCGCGACCGGCGCACCGATCTTTACGGTGCGCTCGCCGGCGCAAAGCCCGCGAAGCACTGA
- a CDS encoding TIGR01777 family oxidoreductase: MRVLVTGATGLVGRHLVRRLIDGGHEVVALTRNLDDASVNLPVRCVIHEWVPEQGHLDDRALEGVDGVVHLAGESASDGKWSVVRRDALMQSRIDGTRTLVSAIASRAPEDRPWVLVSASGIGIYGERGDEVLTETSPPGEGYLAEVCVAWENEARRVEAAGLRWVALRTGLVLARDGGALPHVLPAFRLGLGGRYGNGRQWMSWIHVDDLVSLYVAALENRDYEGPINAVSPQPITNGQFADALAAATRRRAMVAVPSSVIGMILGERAGLVLTGQRVAATALEETGFAFRFTDIAAALADLCIDNAKTFEQEIWFNLEREDVFRFFSDAHNLEMITPGFLRLQITKIPDDGLREGALVEYKLRLHGVPVRWRTRIDLWDPPSLFVDSQVRGPYRSWQHTHSFEPLDGGTMIRDVVRYELPFGALGDLVAGKLVEKDVALIFAYRRTRLLELLA, encoded by the coding sequence ATGCGGGTTCTCGTCACCGGTGCTACCGGACTCGTCGGTCGTCATCTGGTCCGCCGCCTGATCGACGGCGGTCATGAAGTCGTCGCCCTCACGCGCAACCTCGACGACGCCAGCGTCAACCTTCCGGTGCGCTGCGTGATCCATGAATGGGTGCCCGAGCAGGGTCATCTGGACGACCGTGCCCTGGAGGGAGTCGACGGCGTCGTGCACCTGGCCGGCGAGAGCGCCAGCGACGGCAAATGGAGCGTGGTGCGCCGCGACGCGCTGATGCAGTCCCGCATCGACGGAACCCGCACCCTGGTGAGCGCGATCGCTTCGCGCGCGCCCGAAGACAGGCCCTGGGTGCTGGTTTCGGCCTCCGGCATCGGCATCTACGGGGAGCGGGGAGACGAGGTCCTCACCGAAACCTCGCCGCCCGGCGAAGGCTACCTGGCCGAAGTCTGCGTCGCGTGGGAGAATGAGGCGCGCCGCGTCGAAGCTGCCGGGCTTCGCTGGGTGGCGCTTCGCACCGGGCTCGTGCTCGCTCGCGACGGCGGGGCCCTGCCGCACGTGCTGCCGGCCTTCCGCCTCGGCCTCGGCGGGCGCTACGGCAACGGCCGCCAGTGGATGAGCTGGATCCACGTCGACGACCTCGTCTCCCTCTACGTCGCCGCACTGGAAAACCGCGATTACGAGGGGCCGATCAACGCGGTTTCGCCGCAGCCGATCACCAACGGGCAGTTTGCCGACGCGCTGGCGGCGGCGACGCGGCGACGCGCGATGGTGGCGGTGCCGTCGTCGGTGATCGGGATGATTCTCGGCGAGCGGGCCGGCCTCGTGCTGACCGGACAGCGGGTGGCGGCGACGGCGCTCGAGGAGACGGGCTTCGCGTTCCGCTTCACCGACATCGCGGCGGCGCTCGCGGACCTCTGCATCGACAATGCGAAGACGTTCGAACAGGAGATCTGGTTCAACCTCGAGCGCGAGGATGTCTTTCGCTTCTTTTCCGACGCGCACAACCTCGAGATGATCACGCCGGGGTTCCTTCGCCTCCAGATCACCAAGATCCCCGATGACGGGCTGCGCGAAGGGGCGTTGGTCGAATACAAGCTGAGGCTTCACGGAGTGCCGGTGCGATGGCGCACGCGGATCGATCTGTGGGACCCGCCGAGCCTGTTCGTCGACTCGCAGGTGCGCGGCCCTTACCGCAGCTGGCAGCACACGCACTCGTTCGAGCCGCTCGACGGCGGCACGATGATTCGCGACGTCGTGCGCTACGAGCTGCCGTTCGGCGCCCTCGGCGACCTCGTCGCCGGAAAGCTCGTCGAGAAGGACGTCGCTCTCATCTTTGCGTACCGGCGCACCAGGCTTCTGGAACTGCTCGCATAG
- a CDS encoding agmatine deiminase family protein, with protein sequence MGATTAQGPPASAVARRDWPRGCGFRMPAEWERHRAVWTAWPCDRELWGDDIEAAQVEFTLLCRAIAGGGSVAGLEPELLEILVADDLAEREAATALAGLKARFHRIPYGDIWLRDTAPIFATGDDGEVAAICFRFNGWGEKFLFGADLALSRAVRQASGVHSFDVPMIFEGGAIEIDGEGTAITTAQCLLNPNRNPAMSREEIESCLSDALAVDKLLWLADGLAGDHTDGHVDTLVRFASPGRVLCMEARDDDDPNRDVLEAIRDDLSSMRDAAGRSLETVALPSPGLIEDSQGEPMPASYVNFYISNTTVVVPTYGSRHDAEAVSVIASCFPGRRTIGRPARAILSGGGAFHCITQQEPAGTRS encoded by the coding sequence ATGGGCGCTACCACGGCACAGGGACCTCCGGCGTCCGCCGTCGCGAGGCGCGACTGGCCGCGCGGCTGCGGTTTTCGCATGCCGGCCGAGTGGGAGCGCCACCGCGCCGTGTGGACGGCATGGCCTTGCGATCGTGAGTTGTGGGGCGACGACATCGAAGCGGCCCAGGTCGAGTTCACTCTGCTGTGCCGGGCCATTGCCGGCGGCGGGTCCGTCGCCGGCTTGGAGCCCGAGCTCCTGGAGATCCTGGTTGCAGATGACCTGGCCGAGCGCGAAGCCGCAACCGCGCTGGCGGGACTGAAGGCGCGTTTTCATCGCATCCCGTACGGCGACATCTGGCTGCGCGACACCGCGCCGATCTTCGCGACCGGCGACGACGGCGAAGTCGCCGCCATCTGCTTTCGTTTCAACGGCTGGGGCGAGAAGTTCCTGTTCGGTGCCGATCTCGCGCTCTCGCGCGCCGTCAGGCAGGCTTCCGGCGTGCACAGCTTCGACGTGCCGATGATCTTCGAAGGCGGCGCCATCGAGATCGACGGCGAGGGCACCGCGATCACGACGGCCCAGTGCCTTCTCAATCCGAACCGCAATCCGGCGATGAGCCGCGAAGAGATCGAGTCCTGCCTGTCCGATGCGCTGGCTGTCGACAAGCTGCTGTGGCTCGCGGACGGACTCGCCGGCGACCACACCGACGGTCACGTCGACACGCTCGTGCGTTTCGCGTCCCCGGGCCGCGTCCTGTGCATGGAAGCGCGCGACGACGACGATCCCAATCGCGACGTGCTCGAGGCCATTCGCGACGACCTCTCGTCGATGCGCGACGCCGCGGGGCGCAGCCTCGAGACCGTGGCGCTTCCGTCGCCAGGCCTGATCGAGGACTCGCAAGGGGAGCCGATGCCGGCGAGCTACGTGAACTTCTACATTTCCAATACGACCGTCGTCGTGCCGACCTACGGCAGCCGCCACGATGCCGAGGCCGTTTCGGTGATCGCGTCGTGCTTTCCCGGACGACGAACCATCGGCAGACCGGCGCGTGCGATCCTTTCGGGCGGCGGAGCATTCCATTGCATCACGCAGCAGGAGCCCGCGGGGACAAGGTCGTGA
- a CDS encoding AraC family ligand binding domain-containing protein yields MPRLISAPTSIVATGKPPKRIDEYVGRVSTGDTAVSVARMRSPAGWSEPGQRPQFREITVVLAGRLRVEHEGGVMLVDGGQAVITEPGEWVRYSSPFDGGAEYIAICMEAFSPQTVNRDEEH; encoded by the coding sequence ATGCCCAGACTGATCTCCGCTCCCACTTCGATCGTCGCGACCGGAAAGCCTCCGAAGAGGATCGACGAGTACGTCGGTCGCGTCAGCACCGGCGATACCGCGGTAAGCGTCGCCCGCATGCGCTCGCCCGCCGGTTGGTCGGAGCCGGGACAGAGGCCGCAGTTCCGCGAGATTACCGTCGTGCTGGCCGGACGCCTTCGCGTCGAGCACGAAGGCGGCGTGATGCTCGTCGACGGTGGCCAGGCCGTGATCACCGAGCCCGGCGAGTGGGTGCGCTACAGCTCGCCGTTTGACGGCGGCGCCGAGTACATTGCGATCTGCATGGAGGCGTTCTCGCCGCAGACCGTGAACCGCGACGAAGAGCACTGA
- a CDS encoding alpha/beta hydrolase, translated as METPPSVPISVRDHRRIEFAGSGGIRLVADAVGDESAPPVLLLHGGGQTRHAWGATATRLAQAGFYAVTLDLRGHGESEWASDGDYEIASFAADILAVSSQLPAAPALVGASLGGIASMVCEHVHPLATAVVLVDITPRMDPEGVQRIVGFMNAFPGGFATIDEAADAISEYLPHRPRPRDTSGLAKNLRLGEDGRYRWHWDPRFLSGPPRSSHEHYPERMNNAARSLTVPVLLVRGRMSEIVSEQGVREFLEMVPHAEYVDVEDASHMVAGDRNDAFCDGVIEFLKRKLLGAP; from the coding sequence TTGGAAACGCCCCCGTCAGTCCCCATTTCCGTTCGTGACCATCGTCGCATCGAATTCGCCGGCAGCGGAGGCATCCGGCTGGTCGCCGACGCCGTCGGTGACGAGTCCGCACCTCCTGTCCTGCTGCTGCACGGCGGCGGGCAAACCCGCCACGCGTGGGGTGCGACGGCGACGAGGCTCGCGCAGGCCGGATTCTATGCCGTGACGCTGGACCTTCGCGGCCACGGCGAAAGCGAATGGGCCAGCGACGGAGACTACGAGATTGCGTCTTTTGCGGCCGACATCCTCGCGGTTTCTTCCCAGCTTCCGGCAGCGCCCGCGCTGGTCGGAGCATCGCTCGGGGGAATCGCGAGCATGGTGTGCGAGCACGTGCACCCGCTCGCGACGGCCGTCGTGCTCGTCGACATTACGCCGCGTATGGATCCCGAAGGCGTGCAGCGCATCGTCGGCTTCATGAACGCGTTTCCCGGCGGATTCGCGACGATCGACGAGGCGGCCGACGCAATTTCCGAATATCTCCCGCACCGCCCGCGTCCTCGCGACACCAGCGGACTGGCCAAGAACCTGCGTCTCGGCGAGGACGGTCGCTACCGGTGGCACTGGGATCCGCGTTTTCTCTCCGGCCCTCCGCGAAGCTCGCACGAGCACTATCCCGAGCGCATGAACAACGCCGCGCGCTCCCTTACGGTGCCGGTGCTGCTGGTGCGCGGTCGCATGAGCGAGATCGTCAGCGAACAGGGCGTGCGCGAGTTTCTCGAGATGGTGCCTCATGCCGAGTACGTGGACGTCGAGGACGCTTCGCACATGGTCGCCGGCGATCGCAACGACGCGTTCTGCGACGGCGTGATCGAGTTCCTCAAGCGCAAGCTTCTCGGCGCGCCGTGA
- a CDS encoding nitroreductase family protein yields the protein MDLSAADRLLTTTRSVRKRLDYSRPVPADLVQQCIDIAIQAPTGSNAQGWSFVVVTDAAKKKALADLYRKGFELYASVPRPERDQADIRSKQMPRVIDSAVFLAQTLEQAPVFVIPCIEGRFEDQPQFAQASMYGSILPAVWSFMLAARARGLGSAWTTIHLMFEKEAAQILGIPATITQAALLPVAWFSGEDFKPARRIPSREITYWDAWGRTR from the coding sequence GACGACGCGCTCCGTGCGCAAGCGCCTCGACTATTCGCGGCCCGTGCCCGCCGATCTCGTGCAGCAGTGCATCGACATCGCGATCCAGGCGCCGACCGGTTCCAACGCGCAGGGCTGGTCGTTCGTCGTCGTCACGGACGCCGCAAAGAAAAAGGCGCTGGCCGACCTTTACCGGAAGGGCTTCGAGCTCTACGCCTCGGTGCCGAGGCCCGAGCGCGACCAGGCCGACATTCGCAGCAAGCAGATGCCGCGCGTGATCGATTCGGCGGTGTTCCTGGCCCAGACCCTCGAGCAGGCGCCCGTCTTCGTGATCCCGTGCATCGAGGGACGTTTCGAGGACCAGCCCCAGTTCGCGCAGGCATCGATGTACGGCTCGATCCTGCCTGCCGTGTGGTCCTTCATGCTGGCAGCGCGGGCCCGCGGCCTCGGATCGGCGTGGACGACGATCCACCTGATGTTCGAGAAGGAAGCGGCGCAAATTCTCGGCATTCCCGCCACCATCACCCAGGCTGCGCTGCTGCCGGTGGCCTGGTTCTCGGGCGAGGACTTCAAGCCTGCACGACGCATCCCGTCGCGCGAGATCACGTACTGGGACGCCTGGGGCAGGACACGCTGA
- a CDS encoding universal stress protein codes for MKRFKQILATTDLSPESFAAVQYAAHLAEGQGARLTVLHVPQTTTLLFTDFAPPVDLLSLDRTIADAGREALEGWVSRHLKGRVKPRILIRSGVTHEIVCKTASEVDASLIVMATHGRRGLGHVILGSVTERVLREAPCPVLVVRPPTPDPKKKAKKAAAKKK; via the coding sequence ATGAAGCGCTTCAAACAGATCCTCGCGACTACCGATCTCTCTCCCGAATCGTTCGCAGCTGTGCAATACGCGGCGCACCTGGCCGAAGGGCAGGGCGCCCGCCTGACGGTGCTGCACGTCCCCCAGACGACGACGCTGCTGTTCACCGACTTCGCGCCGCCGGTCGACCTGCTGAGCCTGGACCGCACGATCGCGGACGCCGGCCGCGAAGCCCTCGAGGGCTGGGTTTCCCGTCACCTGAAGGGGCGCGTCAAGCCGCGCATCCTCATCCGCTCGGGCGTCACGCACGAGATCGTCTGCAAGACGGCCTCCGAGGTCGACGCGAGCCTCATCGTGATGGCGACGCACGGGCGACGCGGCCTCGGCCACGTGATCCTCGGCAGCGTCACCGAGCGTGTGCTGCGCGAGGCGCCGTGTCCGGTGCTCGTCGTGAGGCCGCCGACTCCCGATCCGAAGAAGAAGGCGAAAAAGGCGGCGGCAAAAAAGAAGTAG
- a CDS encoding alpha/beta hydrolase yields the protein MAAHATSPPVDASWRHDDVVAGPVRLHVVRAGHGRPVVLLHGFPEFWYSWRYQMAALAEAGFEAVAPDMRGYNTSEKPRGIRAYDIDSLVADIVTLVDQLCGGRAMLVGHDWGGIVAWYAAMRHPESFDKLVILNAPHPAAYRRDLFTRRQWLHSLYVLFFQIPWLPELLLTARHARAVGEMFRREVRSSDAFARGEAMRYREAFVRPGAATSALNYYRAMFRRGRRFGQADVPSIRIPTLLLWGDRDPYLLPSLAEGLEEWIPDLAVRHFPVAGHWLQLEEPDAVSRAIVDFLAGEDAPT from the coding sequence ATGGCCGCCCACGCAACATCGCCGCCGGTCGACGCGAGCTGGCGTCATGACGACGTCGTCGCCGGCCCGGTACGTCTTCACGTGGTCCGTGCGGGACACGGCCGGCCCGTGGTGCTGCTGCACGGCTTTCCCGAGTTCTGGTACTCGTGGCGCTACCAGATGGCGGCGCTGGCCGAAGCCGGCTTCGAAGCCGTCGCGCCCGACATGCGCGGTTACAACACGTCGGAGAAGCCGCGCGGCATCCGCGCCTACGACATCGACTCGCTGGTCGCCGACATCGTGACGCTCGTCGACCAGCTCTGCGGCGGCCGTGCGATGCTGGTCGGGCACGACTGGGGTGGCATCGTCGCGTGGTACGCGGCGATGCGGCATCCGGAGAGCTTCGACAAGCTCGTCATCCTCAATGCTCCGCACCCCGCCGCCTATCGCCGCGACCTGTTCACGAGGCGGCAGTGGCTGCATTCGCTGTACGTGCTGTTTTTCCAGATTCCATGGCTTCCGGAGCTGCTGCTCACCGCACGCCACGCGCGAGCGGTCGGCGAAATGTTCCGGCGCGAGGTTCGAAGCAGCGACGCGTTCGCGCGCGGGGAGGCGATGCGCTACCGCGAGGCATTCGTAAGGCCCGGCGCCGCCACCTCGGCCTTGAATTACTACCGCGCGATGTTCCGCCGCGGGCGCCGCTTCGGGCAGGCGGACGTGCCGTCGATCCGGATTCCGACCCTGCTGCTATGGGGCGACCGCGACCCGTATCTGCTGCCGAGCCTTGCCGAAGGCCTCGAAGAGTGGATCCCGGATCTCGCGGTCCGCCATTTCCCCGTCGCTGGGCACTGGCTTCAGCTCGAGGAGCCGGACGCCGTCTCGCGCGCCATCGTCGATTTCCTGGCCGGCGAAGACGCCCCCACCTGA